CGAAGGGAAGCGCGATCCAAAAGAGGTAAAGGGGATAGCCTATTTAGATAATGGAGAGGTTGTCCTTACTCCTGAAAGGCAGCCTCAGACAGATTTTGACAAATTACCTTTACCTGATTTTTCTTTAGTACGGTACGCGAAAATTACGTTGTATCCCGTTGAAAGGATACGAGGCTGCGGTATGGATTGCGAGTTTTGCACTGTTAAAGGCAAACCACGCTATGCTTCTCCTGAACGATTGCTTGAGTGCATTAGTTTTCTTCTTGAAACTAAGGACGCGAGACAGTTTTTTATTGTTGATGACCTTTTTGGGCAGCAGAGACAAGAGGCGATACGGTTTTGCCACATGCTGAGAGATTATCAGAAGCGTACAGGGAGAAAATTGGATGCCACGGTGCAGATACGTTTGGATAAAGCTCATGATACTGAGCTCCTTGCAGCAATGCGTGAGGCAGGTATCAGCTTGGTATGCATTGGTTTTGAGTCACCGATCGCAGAAGAATTGCATGCAATGAATAAAAATATAAACCCGAAAGATATGATATCTCTTACAAAAATATTTCATACATTTGGTTTTTTGGTACACGGGATGTTTATTTTTGGATATCCAATGCAGGAAGGCGTTGATTTTAAGATGTCGGCACAGGAACGGGTAAAACATTATAAAAATTTTATTAGAAAGGCAAAACTTGATACGATACAGATACTGATAGCTGGACCTCTTCCCGGGACAGATTTGACGCGTAGGCTCAAGAAACAAAACAGGGTCTACTCTGTTAAAGATGTAGGGTGGGAATATTATGACGGGAATTTTCCTCTCTTTGAGCCGGATGCACCGCTCAGCGCTGAAGAGATACATGCATCTGTCAAACAGATCATGAGTGGATTTTATCGGTTTCAATACTTGTTTGGTGTTGTTGTGAATATATTTTCATTCCCCTATTTGATACTGTTTTTGCATGACATTAAATCGGGATGGAGGAAATGGTATCGCTCATGGCGTAACGCGTTGATTCGTTTTGGCGGCTGGGTTATTATGAAGCGGTGGACAACAGCATTTAAAAAGGACGGGTTTTCACAAAAAATACTCAAGGCAAAAGATAATTTAAAGAGATCATAAAACGGCATTCAGAAAGTCGGGTTAAATACAGATGGAACATAAGATTATACCAGTTACAAATAAAGAAAATATTCCTGAGGAATATCGTGATAATCCTATAGGGTTATTGTTTGAATATCATAACTTAAATCGTCAGTATGATACATATTTACAGGCGCAGCTCTTGATAGGCATGTGTATGGATAGTCGCAAACATCTTCATATCCCTCCCAACTTTGCATATATTATACGTTCCGGAGGAGCAAACTTACGCTATAGTGAGTTTAAAGTCGCGTACGCGATTGCTGTAGGAAAGGTGAGTCATATCGCATTGATCGGTCATAATAATTGCGCAATGGTTAATTTAGCGTCTAAAAAAGAAGAGTTTATTAACGGTTTAGTTGATAGGGCCGGGTGGAGTAGGGGAGCGGCTGAGGAGTGTTTTATGAACCATGCTCCGAAGTTTGAAATAGGCAATGAAATAGAATTTATTGTCAGTGAAACAAATAGGTTGAGAAAGAAATATCCTAAGATCATGGTTGCTTCCCTGTATTACAAAGTTGAAGACAATAAGTTGTACTTCATTAGCGAAAGCTGAAAAATAAGGATTTTTCGTGAAACCCTCACAAGAAATACTGTCTGAGCAATGCGAAAAATGCGGTGCAAGCGAAATGGAAATGGTTGTACGCAAAAAATGGGCGCCACGTATTGGATACCTTCTTATATATTTAGTAATAGCAATAATCTTCTTTAGTCTTTACGGTACGTTCTCTTCTCGATACAGTTCTGATAACGTGATGCTTTTTTTTGTTGGCCTAACACCGCTTGTTGTCGCACCACTTATTATTGAGTTAAGACACAAAAAGATCGTTATGGGGCAGAAATGTTCACAGTGTAATTATTTTCAAAGCGATAAAAGCATTAATACATAAGGGAGGGTATATGGAATCATCACTGTTTCTCGCAAAGATTCTTGGTCCGTACTTAGTTATCGTAACGGCCGGAATCTTGTTTAATCTCAAGACATATCAGAGAATAATCGATGGGTTTCAGCAAAATGCGGCGTTAACATACATCGGCGGCATGCTCGCACTTATTTCGGGGCTTCTCATTGTGGTTTTTCACAACGTGTGGGCCATGAACTGGACGCTCATTATCACCCTTATCGGTTGGAGCGCTCTTATCAAAGGGATATTCCTTATTATGTTTCCAACCCTA
This portion of the Candidatus Ancaeobacter aquaticus genome encodes:
- a CDS encoding radical SAM protein, encoding MINTAKKRYRFRIVVPAYPAFNIYSRIARETTALGPVCVASSAREMEKWDVEVIDENNLRRYGPKKDSGHADHEFLEQIRPVDVVGLYGGLTSTIPRLYEIARFYKDKGIITIAGGQHFVDENISEALHSCIDYVVIGEAEETIKELLLVIEGKRDPKEVKGIAYLDNGEVVLTPERQPQTDFDKLPLPDFSLVRYAKITLYPVERIRGCGMDCEFCTVKGKPRYASPERLLECISFLLETKDARQFFIVDDLFGQQRQEAIRFCHMLRDYQKRTGRKLDATVQIRLDKAHDTELLAAMREAGISLVCIGFESPIAEELHAMNKNINPKDMISLTKIFHTFGFLVHGMFIFGYPMQEGVDFKMSAQERVKHYKNFIRKAKLDTIQILIAGPLPGTDLTRRLKKQNRVYSVKDVGWEYYDGNFPLFEPDAPLSAEEIHASVKQIMSGFYRFQYLFGVVVNIFSFPYLILFLHDIKSGWRKWYRSWRNALIRFGGWVIMKRWTTAFKKDGFSQKILKAKDNLKRS
- a CDS encoding carbonic anhydrase; protein product: MEHKIIPVTNKENIPEEYRDNPIGLLFEYHNLNRQYDTYLQAQLLIGMCMDSRKHLHIPPNFAYIIRSGGANLRYSEFKVAYAIAVGKVSHIALIGHNNCAMVNLASKKEEFINGLVDRAGWSRGAAEECFMNHAPKFEIGNEIEFIVSETNRLRKKYPKIMVASLYYKVEDNKLYFISES